Proteins encoded together in one Pseudomonas sp. Seg1 window:
- a CDS encoding flagellar protein FlaG — protein MDMSVKLNQSYPAPKPVTPVADKPSETPKVVKAEAPAAAKSQDTDDAKLKLAVQEIEKFVQSIKRNLEFSIDEHSGKVIVKVIASETGEVVRQIPSAEALKLADSLANASHVLFDAKV, from the coding sequence ATGGACATGAGCGTCAAGCTTAACCAGTCTTATCCGGCTCCCAAGCCAGTAACGCCGGTTGCTGACAAACCGTCAGAGACGCCTAAGGTTGTGAAGGCTGAAGCTCCGGCCGCTGCCAAGAGTCAGGATACGGACGATGCCAAGTTGAAGCTGGCGGTGCAGGAGATCGAGAAGTTCGTTCAATCGATCAAGCGCAATCTGGAGTTCTCCATCGACGAACATTCCGGAAAGGTCATCGTCAAGGTGATCGCAAGCGAGACGGGTGAGGTTGTTCGACAGATTCCCTCCGCGGAAGCCCTCAAGCTGGCAGACAGCCTCGCGAACGCGAGTCACGTATTGTTCGACGCCAAAGTCTGA
- a CDS encoding flagellin domain-containing protein, with amino-acid sequence MALTVNTNTTSLNVQKNLNRASDALSTSMQRLSSGLKINSAKDDAAGLQIATRMTSQIRGGNQAIQNANDGISVAQTAEGALQASTDILQRMRELAVKARTGTNGSIDQKATNDEFAQMSDELTRISASTNLNGKNLLDGSAGTVTLQVGANTGSANHIDLVLSSKFDAVSLSVGSGTVVLTGASVSGAAANIDNAITAIDAAIATINSTRSSLGASQNRLTSTISNLQNIVENTTAAQGRVQDTDFAAETANLTKQQTLQQASTSVLAQANQLPSAVLKLLQ; translated from the coding sequence ATGGCTTTAACAGTAAACACCAACACCACGTCGTTGAACGTTCAGAAAAACCTGAACCGCGCTTCCGACGCTCTGTCGACTTCGATGCAGCGCCTGTCTTCCGGCCTGAAAATCAACAGCGCTAAAGACGACGCCGCTGGCCTGCAGATCGCTACCCGTATGACTTCCCAGATCCGTGGTGGCAACCAGGCGATCCAGAACGCCAACGACGGTATCTCCGTTGCTCAGACCGCTGAAGGCGCTCTGCAAGCTTCGACCGACATTCTGCAGCGTATGCGTGAACTGGCTGTTAAAGCCCGTACCGGTACCAACGGCAGCATCGACCAGAAAGCAACCAACGACGAATTCGCCCAGATGTCGGACGAACTGACTCGTATCTCTGCTTCCACCAACCTGAACGGCAAAAACCTGCTGGACGGTTCGGCTGGTACTGTGACCCTGCAAGTGGGCGCAAACACCGGTTCGGCTAACCACATCGACCTGGTACTGAGCTCCAAGTTCGACGCCGTCAGCCTGTCCGTAGGTAGCGGTACTGTAGTTCTGACCGGTGCAAGCGTATCGGGCGCTGCTGCCAACATCGACAACGCAATCACCGCGATCGACGCTGCAATTGCAACGATCAACAGCACTCGTTCGAGCCTGGGTGCTTCGCAAAACCGTCTGACCAGCACCATCTCCAACCTGCAAAACATCGTTGAGAACACCACTGCTGCACAGGGTCGTGTACAAGACACCGACTTCGCCGCAGAAACTGCTAACCTGACCAAGCAGCAAACTCTGCAGCAGGCTTCGACCTCCGTACTGGCTCAAGCCAACCAACTGCCTTCCGCTGTACTGAAGCTGCTTCAGTAA
- a CDS encoding ketoacyl-ACP synthase III, whose protein sequence is MIGIKSIASYVPVAGVDNYAQGAKFEKDEEFILGKIGSAFLPRKDAEQETSDLCVEAANALFASNPDLKRESIDALIVVTQNGDEEGLPHTAAIVQDKLGLPTNVAAFDISLGCSGYVYGIYAIKGFMEAAGLKNGLLITADPYSKIVDPEDRNTTMLFGDAATATWMGEDPSWALGKAKFGTDGSGAPHLKVTDGVFFMNGRQVFNFALLKVPAHLHELLDDSGLKADDIDAFCIHQGSAAIVDAVARRFEGEPEKFIKDMVETGNTVSSSIPLLLEKHVLDSDWQRIALSGFGVGLSWGSAIIYRP, encoded by the coding sequence ATGATTGGCATAAAAAGCATTGCGAGCTACGTTCCTGTAGCCGGCGTGGACAATTACGCACAAGGTGCAAAATTCGAGAAGGATGAAGAGTTCATCCTTGGCAAGATCGGTTCGGCATTTCTGCCGCGCAAAGACGCTGAACAAGAAACCTCCGATCTGTGCGTGGAAGCGGCCAATGCGCTGTTTGCCAGCAACCCTGATCTGAAGCGTGAATCGATTGACGCGTTGATTGTCGTCACCCAGAACGGTGATGAAGAAGGCCTGCCGCACACTGCCGCGATCGTGCAGGACAAGCTCGGTCTGCCGACCAACGTTGCGGCGTTCGACATTTCCCTGGGCTGCTCCGGTTATGTCTACGGCATCTACGCGATCAAGGGCTTCATGGAAGCCGCCGGGCTGAAGAACGGCCTGCTGATCACCGCTGATCCGTATTCGAAAATCGTTGATCCGGAAGACCGCAACACCACCATGCTGTTCGGCGATGCCGCCACCGCTACCTGGATGGGCGAAGATCCGAGCTGGGCGCTGGGCAAGGCCAAGTTCGGCACTGACGGCTCCGGCGCTCCGCACCTGAAAGTCACCGATGGCGTGTTCTTCATGAACGGTCGTCAGGTGTTCAACTTTGCGCTGCTGAAAGTTCCGGCGCACCTGCATGAGCTGCTCGATGATTCAGGCCTCAAGGCTGACGACATTGATGCGTTCTGCATTCACCAGGGCAGCGCGGCGATTGTCGACGCGGTGGCGCGACGTTTCGAAGGCGAGCCGGAGAAGTTCATCAAGGACATGGTCGAGACCGGCAACACCGTGTCGTCGAGCATTCCGTTGCTGCTGGAAAAACACGTACTCGATTCCGATTGGCAGCGTATTGCGTTGAGCGGTTTTGGTGTCGGTCTGTCGTGGGGCTCGGCGATTATTTATCGTCCTTGA
- the pseI gene encoding pseudaminic acid synthase, whose translation MSSFKIGDRLIGADAPPFIIAEMSGNHNQSLDVALQIVEAAAKAGAHALKLQTYTAETMTLDLAEGEFFIKDPGSLWAGTSLYDLYEKAHTPWEWHAPIFARAKELGMLAFSTPFDDTAVDFLESLDVPAYKIASFENTDLPLIRRVAATGKPLIISTGMASIAELDETVRAARAAGCKDLVLLKCTSTYPATPLNSNVRTIPHLRELFGCEVGLSDHSMGVGVSVAAVALGATVVEKHFTLDRSAGGVDASFSLEPAEMASLVLETERAWQALGHVQYGATEAELKSVVYRRSLYVTADMAAGEPFTRDNLRAIRPGLGLPPKHTDAVLGRRARTPIKRGTPLDWSLVE comes from the coding sequence ATGAGCAGTTTCAAGATTGGCGACCGTCTGATCGGTGCCGATGCGCCGCCGTTCATCATTGCCGAGATGAGCGGCAACCATAATCAGTCGCTCGATGTGGCCCTGCAAATTGTCGAAGCCGCCGCCAAGGCCGGCGCGCATGCCTTGAAACTGCAAACGTACACCGCCGAAACGATGACGCTGGATCTGGCCGAAGGCGAGTTCTTCATCAAGGATCCGGGCAGTCTGTGGGCGGGGACTTCGCTCTACGATCTGTATGAGAAAGCCCATACGCCTTGGGAATGGCATGCACCGATTTTCGCCCGGGCCAAAGAGCTGGGGATGCTCGCGTTCTCGACGCCGTTCGATGACACGGCCGTGGACTTTCTCGAAAGTCTCGACGTGCCGGCCTACAAGATCGCCAGTTTCGAAAACACCGACCTGCCGTTGATTCGCCGTGTCGCCGCCACCGGCAAACCGCTGATCATTTCCACCGGCATGGCCAGCATCGCCGAACTCGACGAAACCGTGCGCGCTGCCCGCGCGGCGGGTTGCAAGGATCTGGTGCTGCTCAAATGCACCAGCACGTATCCGGCGACACCGCTCAACAGCAACGTGCGCACGATCCCTCATCTGCGTGAATTGTTCGGTTGCGAGGTGGGGCTGTCCGACCACTCGATGGGCGTCGGTGTGTCGGTGGCAGCCGTGGCGCTTGGCGCGACGGTGGTGGAAAAACACTTCACCCTTGACCGTTCGGCAGGTGGGGTTGATGCGAGTTTCTCGCTGGAACCTGCAGAAATGGCCAGTCTGGTGCTGGAAACCGAACGTGCCTGGCAGGCTTTGGGGCACGTGCAATACGGCGCCACCGAAGCTGAACTGAAATCGGTGGTCTATCGCCGTTCGCTGTACGTGACCGCCGACATGGCCGCGGGTGAGCCCTTTACTCGGGACAATCTGCGGGCCATTCGTCCCGGCCTCGGTCTGCCGCCCAAGCACACCGACGCCGTTCTCGGCCGCCGCGCTCGCACGCCGATCAAGCGCGGCACGCCGCTGGATTGGTCGTTGGTCGAATAA
- a CDS encoding 6-hydroxymethylpterin diphosphokinase MptE-like protein — protein sequence MSEFFQANAQVIQQRWPALFVRLVAEDSSAIQAELVQGLGSTLSVDGIQLTSRHDRIHEARVQAASLPEKPRLHVYGTGLGDLPAVLLERAGLERLYVHVLNGALFALVLQLLDQRQWLEDPRVELMYAGDHADIFTPFFALPAEMLLADDFNAKVRDRLVNEVHLSFNNREFDPQLPAIQQRLRDSLEVLLADDDVAQLFGTCIGREIYVIGTGPSLEGHFERLASVRGQAERPLFICVDTAYRPLRQHGIIPDLVVTIDQLISFRHLPFEESDGIPLVYLPMSSPTVLKAWRGKRYGAYTASPVYATLRQQHPRAELHAGGSVIHPAVDLAVKMGGTRITLFGADFAFPMNKTHAGWDDGDLGPPVEQARHWVRDGYGERVRTQLNFRGYLCVLERYIALHPEVRFLNSSRAGAMIVGTQFNPEFVQ from the coding sequence ATGAGCGAGTTTTTCCAAGCCAACGCCCAGGTGATCCAGCAGCGCTGGCCGGCGTTGTTTGTACGATTGGTGGCTGAAGACAGTTCGGCCATTCAAGCCGAGCTGGTACAAGGCTTGGGCTCTACGCTGAGCGTGGACGGGATCCAGCTGACCAGTCGCCATGACCGGATTCACGAGGCCCGGGTCCAGGCGGCCAGCCTGCCGGAAAAACCGCGATTGCATGTCTATGGCACCGGCCTTGGCGACTTGCCAGCGGTTTTGCTGGAGCGTGCCGGGCTTGAACGCTTGTACGTGCACGTCCTTAACGGCGCCCTGTTTGCGCTGGTGTTGCAACTGCTCGATCAGCGGCAATGGCTTGAAGACCCCAGGGTGGAACTGATGTACGCCGGCGATCACGCCGATATCTTCACACCGTTTTTTGCCCTTCCTGCGGAAATGCTCCTGGCCGATGACTTCAATGCCAAGGTGCGTGATCGGCTGGTCAATGAAGTTCACCTGAGTTTCAACAATCGCGAGTTCGATCCGCAATTGCCGGCAATTCAGCAGCGCTTGCGCGATAGCCTGGAGGTGCTGCTTGCGGATGATGACGTGGCGCAACTGTTTGGCACTTGCATCGGCCGCGAAATCTATGTGATCGGCACCGGACCGAGCCTGGAAGGACATTTTGAACGGCTGGCGTCGGTGCGTGGCCAGGCCGAGCGGCCGCTGTTCATTTGTGTCGACACGGCTTATCGACCTTTGCGTCAGCACGGGATCATCCCCGATCTGGTGGTGACGATCGATCAGTTGATCAGCTTTCGGCATCTGCCTTTCGAGGAGTCCGACGGCATCCCGCTGGTGTATCTGCCCATGAGCTCACCGACGGTGTTGAAGGCCTGGAGAGGCAAGCGCTATGGCGCTTATACCGCCAGCCCGGTCTACGCCACGTTGCGTCAGCAGCACCCTCGGGCCGAATTGCATGCCGGTGGCAGCGTGATTCACCCCGCCGTGGACCTGGCCGTGAAAATGGGCGGCACGCGCATCACGCTGTTCGGCGCCGACTTTGCCTTCCCGATGAACAAGACACATGCCGGATGGGACGATGGCGATCTGGGGCCACCCGTGGAGCAGGCGCGACACTGGGTTCGTGACGGGTATGGCGAACGGGTCAGGACGCAGTTGAATTTTCGTGGCTACCTGTGCGTGCTGGAGCGGTATATCGCTCTGCACCCAGAGGTCAGGTTCCTTAACAGCAGTCGGGCAGGGGCGATGATCGTGGGCACGCAATTCAATCCGGAGTTTGTGCAATGA